The genomic DNA TGGGATAACCTGAAACAGACTGCCTTGTGAATATCTCTCTGCATTACAATGTCCCTCATATCGAAATACTTAATTTCACaggtactttttttctttctctaagcAAAAAGTCATTAGCTGAATTTTATTCATATTTGCATACACTTTGGCAACCAGATGATCTCGTATAATACTGCAGTGGATGAACTGGATCAGTGGAAAGAATCACTCAAATCTAGTACTAATACAGTCAGAAATAAACTATAATTTCTGTATAAATACCCTACCGGGTTTAGGGATTCTTCTGAGAGTTCCTCTTGATCaataaaaaatgagattaaGATACTGTATTCTGTACAGAATAACAGGTTATTAAATGACTGTACTTACAGGCTTCAGATCACAGTGAATGATTCTTTCCTGGTAGAGCACTTGTAAACATTTCAGCACACATTGAGTGAAGTGTCGAATTAAAGACAAACTGAAACCttggaaattattcttttttatcaGCTCATACAAATTTATTCTGTGGAGAATGCGGggtggaagaaagagaagacagaaagtAGAAAAGAGATTAGggaacttatttttaaaggcatgATGAGTTTACAGTTGCATTAAGAGGGTATTTAGCCTGTCTTCCTACATGAGAGAGGGCtcatgcagaagaaaatgattAGCTATTTTCCTCCTTGAGAACGCTCTTCTGCATGTAGTATGCACAAACATTTCCCTGAGCCTCCAAATCTAAAGAAGACATAATGTCAGTGGGCTTGCTTGCTTGCTAAACTTCGTGCTATATTatgcagctgtgctggttttcatGAAGAACAACAATCATCAAAGAACTGAGAGAAAtagattttcttcagtttcctttcATTCTCATTTGTCTTTGCTTTGCCACCTTGTGTAAATCCTTTTTGTCTAAAAAGTCCTCAGTCAGCATTAAATCATTCTGGATGAATACCCACACAAATTCAGGTTCTGATAGGTTTTTATATTCCTGCTGTCACCATTGTAACTTAGCTCCTTCCAGCAGTGCATTAAATGATGTTGCTAACTTCTCTCAAGTGTGGCTGGTAACATGTGAGCCCTGCCCTGAGACCCCGAGGGCACCACCAGCCCTgatgtccctgcccagcccacCCTGGAGCCCCCCCCACATATCCAAGGCCCAGGACCCCATTTCGGGCCCCTGGGGccatcagcccctgccccagcagggctggtctCCAGCTTCCCACAGCCCTGCTATGGGTCCCACCAAGCCAGTCCCCCGGCAGGCCCACGTCTTGGCCCAGCCTTGTCCCAACCCTGTACCCAGGTCTgtgctgccccagtgccccctggctgccctgctcctgcctgtcAGACCCTGCCCCGATGGACTTGAGGGAGCTCCTATAGCTCCCAGCACCAGAGCATTGGGGACACTCCAGCCTGGGCTGTACCCTGACAAGTACTGAGTGTTTCGTGTGTGGTCACTCTTCAGAGGAGGAAATGTCCACAGAGATGGTGGCTATGGAAGTGATGCACAAGAATGTCGTCAGCAATATGATCTCAAGAGGTGTCCTCAGCAGGACCACATGCATCTGCAAGGACATAAAAAAGTGTAGCTTTCTGCCTTCTCCGTTCGTATGCCACTGTAGTCCAGCAAGCCCCATTCCTTCAGAAGTAAGTTACCAGACTTGATGGAGAAGAAAGTTCATTAATTAAGGAgttttcactgtattttagaTGCAATAAAAATTTcaccaggaaaatatttttatatgacaACCAGTCTCCATCTCTTCTGTGAAGAGCTGAATATAGTGCCTATCCTATGAACGTTTTCCTACAAGCTTCCATagcagctttctgaaaagaCTGGTCTGTGTCTTCCCTGGAAAGAAGGAGTCAACTCTTAGCCCTGTGGGTCTGAGCGGCACACTCACATGCAGCAACACAAGGAATTTATGTCTCTTTGAGGTCAAGCCTTCCATTTGAGGATGAATCTTCAACAAGGGTTATAACATGTGCAGCAATGAGAGCTCTACTTTGAGGGATAGGGAACCATGGGTAACCTCCATAATTCCCGGTTGATGCCCTGATTGCAAGGAGACTGGTGAATAAAATGACCTGACTTCTCTAAAATTTCTCCAAATTTCCTCCCAAGATGTGTCCTGCAGCACAGGTTCATAGAAAGCAAGAAGcagctacattttaaaattatttaatattagtCATATTTATATACCCTGAAGTTTACCAGTCCTGAATTCGTcgttttcctcttttccccatAGGTCTCTCAGGGAAGAAGACTTCAATACataccacagaaaaaaagggatgAATCAGGTCTGTGTGAAGTCTGAACGGGGCCTTTTTCCATTCACCTTTGGTGATCAAAGGCTCAGTTATGCAGTTTGTATTTAGAAAGTATTAGTTTCTTGTAACGTTAAAAGCTGCAAATTCTTCCGAAGAAGacataaaaattaaagcttGTAAGGCACAAGATCTACAATACTCCTTAAGATttgtgtaaaagaaaatatactttaCCCCAGCAGTtcaaaggaaatacagaagtGATTGCGAAAGTAGAAGTATTCCTTCATGTGGATGATATTGTGAGTATCATCTTTGTCCTTCTTCAGGAGAGCATCAAGGATCTTTACTTCTACCAAAGCCTGGCTGTGAAATCTGAAATATCACAGGACATGGGAATGGCAACATTAACTCGATCTAGCATTTGTATTTCTACAAATGCTACAAACACCACAATCTTAGTGTAAACTCAACATATGGGACAATGATCAAAAACTTACCATTCACCCTTGTTAACAAATGTAGCTTTGATTCATTATGGTTGTTTCCTAGTCTAAATGTACTGGCCTGACATAGCACTTAAGAGTAGTTATTTTGACTTGtctgaaaaaatgctttaatgaaCAACAGTTTCAAAGGAGCTTCCAGAGCAAAATCCTAGTGCTTTCAAAGTCCATAGGAATGCTTCTGTTTACTCGAACGGGGCCATATTTCACACCTACCACAGTAAGACAGTGAGTTTTGAAGATCATCTTTACCTTCAGTTTTCACTGAGGGGGAAAACTGAACAGCTATAACTTGGAATACAGCTGTTCCTGAACTCAACAGTATAATTCTCATCTGCTCCATTGACTCTGCTTCAAGCTAAACTCAATTAAAAATTTATAATCAGTCGCATAAAGAGAAGAGGTTGCTTAGGACCATAGCCAGTCTCAGTCATGCAGGGCTGGTTACCTGGGCTGTGCATTAACTGTGCCACAGAGATCTCCTTCTAAGTCTGAAAAAACTGTGCCTGCTTTCATAGACTGTGTGTCCACCACACCCAGGCCAATTCTGAGTCCCTGACATCATCTTTGTTCACTCTGTTCTCACTGTGTTTAATGAAAGCCTGATGTACAGGTGGTTTGATTTTGCCTTGTTCACATTATCCCAGATTGTTACTGCCTATATAACAAAGAGCTGATTGTACTGATTTAAAGTCTACAGTTGTCTTACCGTTTCTTATTCCTTATTATTTTCAGTGCCACTAATTCATTGGTTTTATGATCCAAGCATTTAGCCACCTGCCCAAATGACCCTTTCCCAATCACTTCCAGCACTTCATATCGGTACGCAATGTGGTCATGTAAAaccttcaaaagaaaacaaatagttCATGTCCAGATAATACGACAAAGATTGGGCTTTGAAgtagtttgtgtgtgtgtgagtttGCTGTCTACGAAAGATGCTGGACTGATAGCAAGTGTGCAGTTGATGTACTTGATAGCAAGTACATTAAACAAGGgtgacagagaaaataacaAGTGCATGCTTCATGAATCCACCTACCTTGGATCAGTCCTGAATGAGATGCAAAGTGGGTCTGTCTTTAGGATTCTCTTCTGAGTTTTAAAGTGATTGGTACTGATGTTTTCACTATGTGAATATTTATCTTCTAGAAACAACATTTATCTCACATAGATCACTTAAGGGTTGGCAGACAGTCACTACAAACTTAATGAGCTGAAAATGAATACCATAATTTTTCCACTTACCTTTAAGTAGGAACCATGCTCATCATCATAACAATTATTATTCTGGGTTTCAGGCAAACCTTCAATCTTTTTAGCTTCCAGCCCAAGAAACCATAGCtctgtataatttaaaatttctttttgctcATAGACTGTTAACTGGTTTCTAAAATTTTTCAAAGCttctaaatcagaaaaaaagaatataaaaccaaaaatcaataaaatgtCAGAAACCTGATGGCAAATTGCTTTTACAACTGAACATTTTACAGTAGAGGATGCCACTTTGAGCAAGAGGCTGAGTAGCTGACTgttagaggtcccttccaaccaacaTTCCTATGATTCTACAATGTTGACATTTTGCGCaaatttatgtttctttttctgacttACAGTATCATATTCAACAAAGCATTCATCATCTGTCAGCAAGACTTCTAAGACAGATTAggtaaaaattatttgattcTGAGCAAAGTCAAGTACTTCGATGTTTTTGAAAATCCCATCAGTTGTTTATCTACTTCAGCAAGCTTCATAGCTTACATATTAAAAATTGTATGTTTTCATTGATTTGATCGTCATATTTAGATAATTGCAGTAAGCTTTAGTTAACTAAAGCTTtcaaatacttgtttttctgttagaaaatgtCAAGTTCAGATACATGATGTTACGAATTAAATGGGGCCCAAATCTACTGTTCTCCTAGTTCAGATTCTTCCCGCACAGAAACATTTCAGCTGTCCTAACACCTCCACTTACATAATTTAAATCTAGATAAATAATCAGACAGTAGCATTACAAATCAACGTGTTCTCTAGGCATGCATGTGGGTGTTTTGTTACACAGTGGCAGATCTTCACCCACTAATGCAGGGATGCTAAATCATTTCACAGCAAAAGGccgctacttttttttttcctagactccttctaaaaataaaataactctgCCAGAAACTTTCTAGATCTGAGAACTCCCAAAATGTAATTTAGCTCACATAGAGAAAATGTGACACAGGTACAAGCCAGTGGGGAAAGTGTCTTATCACTGTAATAGAATATTGCTGTCACTTACATGAGCTGTCATGAGTCAGACAAATATACATTCTTTTGTATAATGCATATTTCTCTCATTTATATATTTGTGTTAGTCTATTAATTCCCCTATTGCATAGATCCCTAAGTAGGATTTTTATAAATCACCGATCCCATCCATATTCCATTCCTCCAAATTGTTTAGTAAATGATTCAGTAACCATTTAGCATGGGACCTCTGGTCACTGAGTATCCTGACTGCACACACTCCCTATCTGGGCAGACAGCCTGTCACTCCAGCCTTTTTAGCATGCTCTGTTGTATTCTACCTGAAGCTGTCATAGGCAGTTTGATGCTGGTGCTTTCCAGTTCTGATGGTTTTGTCTGGGGTCTGGcatcattttcagaaagaatgtCTGGAAGGTTAAATTGGGAAAAATTGCCTTGAGTTCTGTTCTCCTGccaagtcaaaaaaaaaaaaaaggtaaattggtaaattttgctttcagatattttcatGAACAGTCAGCTGATTTGCaattatacaaatatatacaaaaatatattaaaaatgctgcaaaccaaaaacaaagctgcaaaatatttattttggatttgtTGAGAGTCGACTGTGTGCCAAGACAGAACAAGTGTGCTTGGAGACTAGAACGCCCTACTTACCCAGAGAGCAAATTCTGCCAATAGCACTAGAAGATATTAGATGATGGAAAGATAAATTTCTAAATAAGAGAATGAAGTTCATCTTCCAGGTCCATTCAATACATGGGCATTCACTTTCTATAAATGCTACAAAGTGCTGTTGTTTGATTAAGTTGCAGTAACTCACATGAGCTAGGGTAGTGTCTGAGTATGGTCTTCCTAGTAGAGAGGGTAGGAAAGATAATTTAATAGGCATCAACCATCTCAGATTTTATTGGGCACACCCACTGGAGAGTTGTGCTAGAATCTTTGAGATGGCTTGTGCAGCCCACAGAACTGCAGGGACACCAGCTTGggcctgcacacacacacatttgcaaCAGAAACATCAAGATTGGCATGAATGGGAAATTAATTGGCCTGTGTGGGTATGGAAGCACTTGAAGGAACAAATTGCAGAAGAAAGGATATATAGATGTCACCTATATCAGCATGTCATCAAGATCCCAGCACATGTCAATTCTCAGGGCTCCCAgaataggaaaacaaagaacagactACAAAATCCAGCCATGAATTGATGATGGAGGGTCGGAGATAAAAGAAAGCTAGAGAAGGTGACAGAAGACAGTGTGTTCTGGGATAAAGGTGTAGGGTGTGGGGGCCCAGGCCATGTTCTCATCAGTCCCTTCCTTGAGGGGAAAAGACTCAGCTGGAGACAATGCATCCAATGGATCAATACCTGGCTGAAGCTTCAGAGAGGGCTATGGCTTCTATGAATGTAGGATGAGGAACAAGGACTGCTGAGCATGAACAGGATCCATCTGATGAAGCAGGCAAGAGTGTCTGCAAACAGCTTTGCTAACTTAGTGAGAGCAGTGGTACATCATTACATACATTAGGTACATCAGGGAAGAGTCATCATTACCTAAAGGCCCTGATATTCATGGGGTAATTGAGTCACCTCAATACTGTTGAAGTGGCAAAATCATTCTGGGAGGTTTCTGAACTGTGTTCTTAATGCAGGTGATCTGAGATGTGCTGCTGGACCTGATATTCACATGCAAGGAACAACTGGTTGAGGATGTGAAGGTCAGGGAAGGGCAGctttggttgcagtgaccacGTGATTGTGGAATTTAAAATCCTCAGAGAAGTGAGACAAGCAGTAGAACTACAAACCCTGATACTCAAAGAAAGCAACTTTTGGCTTGTTCAGGGATCTTCTCGTCATAAACCCATGGAAGACTGCCCTGGAGGGTGAAGGAAATCAAGAGAGCTCACTAATCGTCAAATTCAGTCTCCTTAAAGCACAAGAATAGTCCATTCGAACATGCAGAAAGTTGAGTAAACATTGCATGGATGAAAAGGGAACTTCTGACAAGGCACAGAGTAAGGAGCACAAAAAATGTGGAAGCAGGGATGGATTATCTGGGATACATGCAAAAGACACTACCTGAATATGCAGGCATGTTTAGGAAAGTCAAAGCTCAGCTGGAACTGCAGCTAGTAAGGGATGTGAAAGTCAATGAGAACAGTTTCTGTAAGAACATCACCAGCTAAAAAGGGTAAGGGAAATGTGAATCCACTGCCCAGTGGAATTTGGGATCTGGCGAGCAAGGATTTGGAAAAGACCAAGGTACTCAACACTTTTCATTGGTGAGTTTTGCCCTCAGGCCTCCCAAGTCCTGGAGTCTAGAAGGAGCGTTTGTGTGGAGAAGCCTTACCTGCAGTAGAGGAACATAATTAGGGACCACTTAAGCAGCTGGATATACCTAAGTCTGCAGGAcaagatgggatgcacctgAGGGTGTGGAAGGAGCTGGCCAATGTCATTGCAAGGCATCTCACTGTCATCTTCAAAAGTCGATGGCAATTGGAAGCAGTTTCTGACCATTTGGAAAAGGCAAACATCACATCTaccttcaaaaagggcaagaaggcaGCTTcagggaactacaggctggtcagccttACTTCAGTCCCTGGGAGGCCTATGGAACAGTTCCTCTTGGAAGCGATTTCCAACCAAATGAAAGACAAGTTAATTTGGAACAGCCAGTATGGATTTGCCAACATGAGTTGCAAGCAGTGTCTGAACAACTTGTCTGCCTTCTCTGATGATGTGATTGGCCTGGCCAATGAGAGAAAAGGAGTGGATATATATactttgacttcagcaagaCCTCTGACAGTCTCCCACAACATGCCTGAAATGCAAAGAGTGAGATATGAACTAGATAAATGTATCACAATGTGAGTGGAaaattggctggatggctgggtTCCAAGGACTGGCGTTGGTTACCTGTGGCATCCGTCAGGGATGAATATTAAGGCCAGTACAGTTTTGTGTCTTTATTAATGATCTGGACAATGCATGAATTCGCCCTCTCAAATCTGCAGACCATAGCAGGGCTGATATCCAAAGGGACTTCAGCAGCTTGGAAAAACAGGCTATAGTTATCTTCTAAAGTTGAACAAAGTCAAATACTACATCCTGCACCTGGAACAGAATATGCTCACGCAACAAGACAGGCTGAGGGACAACTGAAAGGATGTAGCTTTGCAGGGAAGGGCCTGGCAACAATCTGAACATGAAGGAGCAGTGTGCCCTTGTAGCAAAGGTGGCCAAACACATCCCGGGCTGTGTCAGCAAGAGGATAGCCAGCAGGGTGGAGGAAGCGACCCCCCCTTCTATTCAGCATTTGATAGGCCACACTGGGAGTACTGTGTCTAGTCTGGCATCTCCTAGTACAAGAAAAGACAGTGACCAACTGGAGCAAATTCAGGGAAGAGGTCAAGGAACGGTccaggggcctggagcacatcATGTACAAGGAGAGGCTGCAGGAAATGTATTTGTTCGGCCTGCAGAAGAGGCAGCTTCAGGAATGACCTTACTGCTGTCTAGTTGCTTTACAGGATGGCATAGAGAAAGCAAAGCCAGACTATTCTCAGAGGTGCATGGTCCTAGGATAAGATGGGTATGTGGCTAATGGATGCAGGTTGCAACACAGGAAATGTTGATTAGATATTAGGAGAAACATTTTTACAGTGAGAGTGGTTTGCTACTGCAACAGGTTGCCCTGGGAAGACGTGGACTCTCCATCGTTTGAGATATTCAGAACCCAACTGGACAAGGCTCAGAATAACCTGCTCCAATTTTGCACTGTTTGCAGTGGGAGGTTGGGCTAGATGtcttccagaggtcccttccaacccaaattattcctaaatttatttataattcCTCGTTGTTTGTGAAAGCCCTGATGACTCACAGAAGTGGGACAGGATGGAGACACAAAAGATCAGTCTCTGTCAGTGTCAGAAGGGTACAAAAGCTATATtcaaaaaccaagaaaaaccaTTCATGGTTGCCAAGAAAAGAAGAATCCCAATGATATAATATGGACTGACCAGTGAGCAGTTCTAGTCCGCCATGTCCTTACACGAAGTCCTGCCTGGTGCCACTTGGATACATGCCTCTTGGTGCTCGTGAGTTTTGGATTAATAATGTGTTAGTGCAAGTGAAAATGggcttgttttaaaataaaatcatcttTCCACACTTGCACGTAACcttgttactttatttttttttttttttcaatattaacTGCTATAAAAGCAGGGCAAACAGGTATCAGCAGCACCACTTGAACAGGTCAGATACAGGTCTGTCCTGATACAGGTCAGTCCTACTGCAATTCTGCTGAGCCCCAGCTTGAGAACTGCACTCTGCCCATTCCAATACACACTCCCTCAATTCAGCAATGCTGTGTTATTTCTAAGGAAGGGTAAACAAAGAAGGTCTTCAAAGCAGACAGCACATAATCACACTTTCTAGATTGAAATATTCATTGTCCCCTGGCATTTCTAAGCCAAGCAAAAGGCTTTCTTATTGGTGTTTACACAGCTTCTTATAGAAGCCTATCAAttccatttaaataataaaaaaacctctgtaAAATGCTTGGCTCCaatattttcatggaaaataaaatggaaggaTGGTTCATTTTCAGATGCAAAACTTAATCACTGGCTTTTGTAGTGATTGAGTGCAGGTTGGATTTATGAAGGCCACAGAATGAAGctataaagaaaatttaaataactTTGGAGACTAACCCATTCCACTTCATCACTAGTGTTATTTTGCATCTTGTAGCTTTGCTCAATGATACAGACCCCCCCTAACCAAATCAAATAATTTGTAGTGGTAGCAAGCTGCCAATATCAAAGTCATAGTATTTCAGAAGACTCCTGACTTCCCAAACAAAATGCATTGTGTGGAGACTTCCAATGCAAGATGTCTGAAAAGACTTCATATTGGAGCCCTATAGAGCCTGTCAAGTCTCTCAATAAAAAGGCTCCATTGAAGCAGAGGCAAGGTGAAAAAAGGAGTGATTGGAGTAGTGGTGGCAAGCAGTGCAGGTCCTGGATTTGTTGGGGAGACAAGAAGCAGATGAAGAAGAGTACAGACAGGGGATGGACATGGGATTTGtgaaaaaattagaaagaaggAATGCCAAAAGTGAAGATGAATTTAAAAACTTCCTGTGGTGCTGGGTGTCTGTTAAAATATCTGGAGATACACACAACCATGCTGGTAAGCAATTTATCTATTtgactctttatttttttcttctctaactatggctgaaaacagaaactgaTGCAAATGTTGACACtaaattatttctctcttcccacacACACGTGACGCTTTGCCACTGACACTCTCGTAGCAGTATTTAGAGAGAGACTGATTAACCAGTCAAACAAGATGTCTAAGAGCTTTATAACTCACCTGAAAAGAAGGGACGACATTCTGCAAGCTCTTATTTGTTAGCTGAGGAAGGCTGCTTTCAAGGGGGGGAGGGTGTGCAGTGTCTGCGACCAAACCATGCTTTGCTTGACCTTCCAGATGTGGGAGGGAAAGAACACTGCGACTGACTTTCTAAAGAGAAAGCATAAGTAAATATTATATAAGGATCTAGAAAACAATTTGGTGTAACACCTTTGAAAAACAGAGGGATTTAAAACCTTGAAAATGTGCACGGTTCACTTCTGACACATAATGgtgaaggggaaaagagcagatACTCCCCGGCAGCTCCCAGTTGTACTAatgggcaggaggaggctgtCCAGGCATTGGGCAGCCTGGCACATTTTAGGGCATGAAAGTTTCCCCACAAGAGCATCTCCACCCAGCATCAGAGCAGTTACTCCTTCAGCTGGAAAAGGTGGTTGGGCTTGGAAACTGAAGAGCTGTTCCAGGCAGCAGGACTCTTCGGAGTGGGGAAAATAAGTATATGTAGGATAATAAGCAGGCATGAATAGTAAATGACAGGCAACACCATTAGCTATTCCCAGTGGCAGAAGAGAAATCGGGACTGGACTGCTGCCAAACACCGGGGGGGAAGACACTGGGAGGGTCTTCTCTGCACTGGCATCTCAATATTTCCTTTCCCCTCATTTGCCATGGAGTTCACTTCAACTAGGCCCCTTTGTTGTATTCTTCGTTAGCGAGGAAAAGACAAGATCTGTGCAAActttatggaaaaataaaagcttataTTCATTTGAAAACTCCAGGATTATTAGTGCTTCATTTAGACTTCTCCCATTTCttatttgcaaaacatttctatACCACTCATTCTTTAAAGTCAGTTATTTAAGGATGCAGTTTTATGAATCTTAGGACCTCTAATATTCTTGGATATCTAAAGTGAGAGAAATCTAACTCTCAGCACCAAAGACAATTTTCGAGGTAGACTATTTCTTtggcaaataataaaaaatgatttGAAATACATCTGAAATAGATCAGCTATGCACTATCAAATGCAGAATGAGATCCACAGAGTTAAGGCTGTAACACACATAAGCCTGTGAAATTTTTATCGTCAGGGAAGGACAGAAACGTTTGTCAAGGTTTTGACAACAAAGGAGAGGTTTGGTCTTttctcaaaaagcaaagaaacaaagctcTCAATCCAACCAACTTGGatgaataacttttttttccaatactaTAGAAAAGTCTTTAAAACCTTAGAACTGAGATTCCAGTGGACTTTTCAGGAAAGCTGCAAGAAACAAAAGTGGCCAGGCAGAAGAAATACCTTAAATGCTACTGAACAGGCACTTGGGACAGTCATACAGCTACAGGAGAAATGGAAGAGGGCAGGGAATAAAGGACTTCCCTCTGCTCAGAATTGTTTATCATAAGGGgccttttagaaaacaaacattcagatatttttaaagtcagCTGAAGAGTCACATACCTGATGGAAGACTCTGTTAGATCCCAGATGATCTCTCTCTTGAACAGTCAGTTGAGACTGAGAAAATGCATCCACGTGGGAAGACTGCAAACGTTAAAtgatgctgtaataaaaattattctgggaaaaaaaatcctgaaatatcTGTAtggtttctgtgtttctttcctttgtggCAATGTCTGTGCCAACACAGTGTGTGAAAGAGGACCACAAAAGCTGCTGATAACGCTCTACGCTCCAGCAATTCCTCTCCCAGTTGAACAGCTGTTTTGTGGGCAGGTGCAAAGACAGCTTGGTTTCCCTGTTATGCCTCTCAGCGGGCTTGATACGTCCATGTGGTCAGCGGAGGGGAAGCGGGGGGGCTTTGCAACCCCTAAATATATGCTTGAAAGCAGATAGTGGGTCTGCTTGGAAAGGCAGCTTTAAACTGTGCCACAGGGTAGACTGTGAGCCCTTCCATTTTTAATA from Caloenas nicobarica isolate bCalNic1 chromosome 1, bCalNic1.hap1, whole genome shotgun sequence includes the following:
- the DYRK4 gene encoding dual specificity tyrosine-phosphorylation-regulated kinase 4, coding for MYRVMLEQQLMGHLDHYYQSSHVDAFSQSQLTVQERDHLGSNRVFHQKVSRSVLSLPHLEGQAKHGLVADTAHPPPLESSLPQLTNKSLQNVVPSFQENRTQGNFSQFNLPDILSENDARPQTKPSELESTSIKLPMTASEALKNFRNQLTVYEQKEILNYTELWFLGLEAKKIEGLPETQNNNCYDDEHGSYLKVLHDHIAYRYEVLEVIGKGSFGQVAKCLDHKTNELVALKIIRNKKRFHSQALVEVKILDALLKKDKDDTHNIIHMKEYFYFRNHFCISFELLGINLYELIKKNNFQGFSLSLIRHFTQCVLKCLQVLYQERIIHCDLKPENILLHNKGQGSVKVIDFGSSCYEHQRVYTYVQSRFYRSPEVILGHPYAMAVDMWSLGCIIAELYTGYPLFPGENEVDQLACIMEVLGLPPADFIQAASRKRTFFDSKGFPKSITNSKGKKRCPDSKDLSTVLKTHDAGFLDFLKGCLMWEPALRMTPDEAMKHAWIQEPKIYRAKQKTQSSRNLSDGSFSTPEKKKENIQNIWNDMADEVRSELAERLTPTVSSAGTTENVVQNTRKHVILEKHLETQMLEKPIKNDQAEYGGETTLPKNSLFFPPIK